TCATTGTTTTTATTCCAGAATCTAGGAATACAGCTCCCAATGCAACCATGACTACTAACATTAATCCAATTCCTGCAAACTTTCTTCGTTTATCTTCAATTTTTTTGAAAATTAATTCTCTTTTTACTAACATAACAGTAAACAAAATCAAGACGGCTATAGAACCAACATAAACTGCCAATTGAAATAACGCAACAAATGGAGAATCCAACAAGAAAAAGAATCCCGCAATACCACCAAGGGTTCCCATTAAAGCAATTGAGCCATAAATCAATGATCTTAATTCAAGTGCGGCAATTGCTGAACCAATTGTTATTACGGTTAATGCTAAAAATACGGCATCAGCCATGTGTTGCACCTCTATCAGTAATCTGAATTTCGCTATCTTGAGCAACATATGGTTTTACAGCAAGTTGAGCAGGAGTATAGATCAAACCTTCTTTTGAAAATGAAGAAAGTTCATAATCATTTGTCATGTAAAGTGCATAAAAGGGACATGCATCGACACAAAGGCCACAGAAGACACATTTTCCATAATCAATTTGAGGCATGATGGATTTTTTATTTTGTTTTTGTTCTTCTGGGACTTTTACCATTGCAATAGCTTCTGCAACACCTTCACATGCTATAGAGCATAATTGACAACCAGTGCAGTGATCATGAAATAACATATGACGACCCTTAAGTCCAGCAATTCCAACACCTGTTGAAGGATCAAATTGATATCCATCACCTACAAATTTTAATTTCTCTTCAGGATAACGAAGTGTAAATCGCTTTACTGCAAGATGTTTAATTCCAGAGTTTAATGCGCGAATAATACCTGTTGCAGTTCCCATTATTGTAATCCTCCTGGTCCTAGCACTCCAGCGTAAAGCAAGCCTAGAGCAATAAAGATGTTAACGAATGCAAGACCAATTAGTTTGGTCCAACCAAGACTCAACAACATGTCAATTCTAATTCTAGGAAATACACCTCTTGGCAATAATATGAAGAAGATTACTCCTACAGTTTTTAGAACAAACCAAAGTGTTCCATTAAGCATTTCTTGTGTAAATACAGGCAATCCAGGAATTTTGGCAGTAATTGGGCCCATTACAATTCCATCTGTAATGATTTCTGCAGGGAATGGAGGTACAACCATTGGACCATTCCACCCACCAAGGAACAAGACAACAAACAATGCTGCAAATGCATAAAGTTTCAGATATGTTCCTAATTGAACAAGACCATACATCATTCCAGATAATTCAGTTAACCAACCAGCAACGATTTCACTTTCTGCCTCTGGCAAGTCAAATGGAATTCTTTCTAGTTCTGCAAGCATGGTAATAAAGAAGACAACAGCACCAACGGGCAAAAATACAATCCATGGGAAGCTAGATTGACTTGCTGCAATTTCAGACAAGTTTAGAGTTCCAGTTAGGATAACAACTCCTAACAAAGATAGAATTAACGGAATTTCAAATGAAACCATCTGGAATAAAGCTCTGATACCACCAATGAAGGGGAACTTACTATTTGCAGACCATGCAGAAAGAATTGTAATGATTGGGAAAAATCCAATTACTGCAAACACTCCAAGTAAACCAAGATCTACATCTGCAACTACCCAACCTGGAGCAACAGGAATTAATGCAACAAATGCAGCAGCAGCACCAACAAACATCACAGGGGCTGCCCAAAAAATTGGTTTGTCAGCTTTTGCTGGAATAATAATTTCTTTGGAGATTAATTTTAGTCCATCTCCCATTAATTGTAATATACCTTCAACTTTTCCACAGTAAAAAGGGCCAACTCGTAATTGTAATTTTGCAAGCATTTTTCTTTCAACAAATATTGTACCTGCAGCAAGCAATGCTGCAAAACCAAATCCTGGAAATGCCATTACTCTGAAAATATCAGTGGCCATGAATGCTTTGATGATTGGAAGTGTTCTAGATGGGTCTGCTATCCATGTGAGAGCAAGAAATGGTGTAAGTAATTCACCATTAATTACTGGCATTTCAATTGCAAATAAAAGAATGGAAATTGCTGGAATGCCAACCAAAACTAAAAGTAATAATATCCAGAATGCATTGTCAAGCAGTGATTTGATAAATTCACTTAGTTTGAATTTTGGTGCAATTACGGACATTTATCGGTCTGCCTCCACTGGCCAATAGTTAAGACTCCAATAAACAGATGGCATGTTGCCAAGCTTTTCACCTTTGAGTAGATATGGTAATGCAATCAAGTTTCTAAAAGAACCAACACTCATCTTAAGTCTGTATGGTTCTGTTTTCCCATCAGATACAATATAACATCCTAAAGAACCTCTTCCAGATTCAACCCGTTTATAGACTGAATTAAGTCCTTTACCTTTTGGATTTGGTTTTAGTTTAGTTCTAACAGATCCTGACTTGGGCATTTTTTGTAATGCTTGTCTAATGATATTACAACTTTCCATCATGTCAAGCCATGGAACTCTAGATCGTGCATAAGAATCACCTTCTTTCATCACATTAGTGTGAACATCTAATTCATCGTAGACATCATATGGTTCTTTCAATCGAAGATCATAATCTACACCACTTGCACGAAGTACAGAACCAGTTGTGCCAAGTCGAATAGCATCTTGACGGGAAAGAACACCAGTATCTCGAGTTCTAGAAATTAGAATCGGGTTATCATAGAACACTGCAGCATATTCTTTGATACGTTTTTCAAAATAATTTACTTGGCGCAAACAAACATCTTCAAAGTTCGGTGGCAAATCATTTCTGACTCCACCCGGAACAAAGTGTGCATGTGTAACTCTGGCACCAGTCATTTTTTCCATTAAATCAATTAAGAGTTCACGATCACCAGCTGGCCACATAAACATTGTAGAATGGCCTAAGAAAATACCATAAATTGCCAGCCAATACATTGTGTAAATACATCGATTCAGCTCAGATGCAATTACTCTAACATACTTTGCACGTTCAGGAACTTCAATTCCAACAATTTCTTCAACTCCTAAAACATATGGATAAAGAATATTACATGAATCATGAATTACTGGTCTTTCTAAGTGAGGAATATTTGTAATATAGTTTCTATATTCTGCCATTTTTTCCTCACCACGATGAACATATCCCGGATCAGGATCACATGCAACAATATAATCACCATCAATTTGAACAATAATTCTCATGTGACCAGAACCAGGATGTTGTGGTCCAACATTGAGAGTCATAATTCTCTCGTCAACTTTTTGGAGTGCTAATCCTGGAGGCAATTCAGTTGTCATGTTCATCTTCCCTTTATTGCAAAATCCTTTCTAAGTGGCGGTAAATCTGCCCAATCTTCTGGTAAAAGTAATCGTCTATTATCAGGATGTCCTTCAAAGTAAACCCCAAACATTTCAAAGATTTCTCTTTCATGAAATTCTACACTGTAAAAAACATCTCTTAGAGTTGGAAGTTTAGTTGCATCATTTCCAGGAATTGGGTTTTCTTCTCTTTGTGCCCTAGTTGACAAAACAAGAATCTGGCTTGCTAATGAAGAATCGGTATAAGATCCAATATGGTAAACAACTTCTATTTCTTTGTCTTGAGGGTAATCTACACCAGAAACAGATTCTACATGATCATAGTTTAATCCATCACGAATGAATTCAGCAACTTCATGAACATTTTCTCGTCCTACATTAATTCCAACTCTATTCACTTTAACAAATGTAACTTGAACTTTATCACCAAATTTTTCTACAATTTTTTCTGAAATTCCTTTTTCAAATGCAGGTAAATCTACAGGTTTTTCTTCAGGTTTTTTTGTGGGTGGTGTAGATTTCTCTTCAGGTTTTACATCTACAGATGGTTTTTCAGAATCAGAACTCATTATACAAACTTCCTAGCCTTCATTCTCTTGATTTTCTCTTGTAACAACATACATCCTTGGATGAGAGTTTCAGGTCTAGGTGGGCAACCTGGAACATAGACATCAACTGGAATGACTCCATCAATTCCTGGAAGTACATTGTATGAATCAAAATATAATCCTCCAGTAATGGCACAAGCTCCCATAGCAATAACATATTTTGGTTCTGGCATTTGATCATAAACTAATCTAAGACGTGGTGCCATTTTTCTCGTAATAGTTCCTTGAACAACAACTAGATCACATTGTCTAAGTGAACCAAATGCTTCTATGATACCAAATCTTTCAACATCATATCTAGGACTTGATGCTGCGCCAAATTCAACACTACAACAAGCTGTTTCAATATGGACAGGCCAGAGTGACCAAATTCGACCCCAATTGATGGCATAGCCCAATGGTTTATCAATTGCTTTTTCTAAAATATCTCCTAACTTTCCGACAAAGACATTTGCGTTTTCTGGTGTAACTAAATCTTTAAGCAATCTTATCCCATACCCCCGTAAATACAATTTATATAAAAAACTACCATATTCTCCTTCTCCCTGATTGGTATAGCGCAAATGCCATCGCTCCAAACATAATTGCTAAAAATCCCATCATGGGCAATGTTGCACTTTTAGGAAGTTCCAAAAGAGCACTACCCCACGCATATAAGAAAATTGCCATCACGTCAAAAACCACAAACATCAGAATGTATGGATAATACTGCATCATGAAATGAGTTCTTCCTTCACCTGTTGGAACTTGGCCACATTCCATTGGCAAAAACTTGACAGGGTTACTTCGTTTTCTTGGAGAAATCATTCTAGAAATAATTAATGCAGGAGCCATTGCTGCTACAGCAAAGCCAAACATCAATACAACGGTACTATAATTGCCCGCTAATTCCCCGACCAATTCAACTTCTGACCCTGATTTTTGTATAAAAAGGTATTCTTCCTTTTTCCCGATCAAATTTTTAAAAAAATATTTTTCTAAAGTACTTTATAGGACAATATCAATTAGCGATCATGTTATTGAATATCGGAGATATTGCTCCTAACTTTGAGCTTCCAGATACAGAATTAAAGTTGCGGACTTTGGATGATTTTAAAGGCGGAAAAATTGTTTTGTCATTCATAGTTGCTGCAAGTTCCCCAGTTTGTGAAACCGAACTGTGTAATTTTAGAGATTCCTGGAAAGAAATTTCAGATTTAGGTGCAAAAGTAGTAGCAATCAGTAATGATGGTCCATTTGCAAACAAAGCATTTGCAGAAAAAAATCACTTTAATTTTCCATTGTTGGGAGATTACAGTAGTAAGACAATTCGGGATTACGGAATTTTAATGCCAGACTTACTGCACATTAAAGGCTACAATGCAGCAAAACGTTCGGTCTTTATTATTAATGAAGATGGAAAAATTGGTTACAAATGGGTTTCAGAAGATCCATTAAAAGAACCAAACTATGAAGAAATTAAAAATTTCCTGAAATAGGAAAAAATAATTTTTTTATTCAATATCAGCAATAGGGTCGCCTTTGGCAACAGTTGCTGTTTCTTTAATTTTGATAGATTTTACAACTCCATCTTTGTGAGCCTTTACCGAAACTTGCATCTTCATTGATTCTAGTGTACAAATAACATCACCTTTCTTTACCGAATCACCCTCAGATACTGCAATCGAAACAACCTTACCAGGAATTTGACTCTTCAATGATAACTGTGCATTACCTGCACCAGCTCCACCTGAATGTTTGTAAACTACTTCATCAAAGTGAGAGTGACGATTAATAATAATTGGAACATTATCTACAACAATATTCATTTCATTGGTTGATTGTTCAAGATATTTTGCGTTATGATATTTCTGATCTAAAATAAATTCAATTCCGCTTGAATTCATACTAATAATTTTTAATTGATGTTCGTTATCATTTACTTTAATTACATAATCATTATTTCCTAGATTTTGTAGAATTTTTCCTTCAAATGATTTTTCAATATCAGTTATTTTGTAATCCATTTATCATCAATCCAATTTGTATTTCCAATTAGAGCTTGCAGTTGCATCATTTTGTATACGACTCTTAAGGTATTCAGAATGAATTATTGCCGCAGCAATTGCAGCTTCACTTTTATCAATTTTTTCATTCTTTAGGTCTTCAGTCAATCGATTAATCATATCAAATCGTTTAAGGAAATCAGTAGAAAGTTGACCAGTTTTGTATTCTTCAGAAGACAGAATTGTTTTGTATAATGGAATTGATGTCTCAACACCTTGAATGTAAAAATCATTTAATGCTGCAAGCATTCTTGTTCTTGATTCCTCAAATGTTTGGCCCCATGTTACAAGTTTTGCCATAAGTGAGTCATAAAATGGAGATACTGTACAACCAGGATACAAGTAGGTATCACACCTAACACCTGGACCTGCAGGAATTGTAACATTTGGAACAGGTCCTGTTGAGGGTGCAAAGTCTAAGAAAGTATCTTCGGCATTAATTCTGCATTCTATTGCAT
The nucleotide sequence above comes from Nitrosopumilus sp.. Encoded proteins:
- a CDS encoding acetyl-CoA carboxylase biotin carboxyl carrier protein subunit; the encoded protein is MDYKITDIEKSFEGKILQNLGNNDYVIKVNDNEHQLKIISMNSSGIEFILDQKYHNAKYLEQSTNEMNIVVDNVPIIINRHSHFDEVVYKHSGGAGAGNAQLSLKSQIPGKVVSIAVSEGDSVKKGDVICTLESMKMQVSVKAHKDGVVKSIKIKETATVAKGDPIADIE
- a CDS encoding peroxiredoxin; this encodes MLLNIGDIAPNFELPDTELKLRTLDDFKGGKIVLSFIVAASSPVCETELCNFRDSWKEISDLGAKVVAISNDGPFANKAFAEKNHFNFPLLGDYSSKTIRDYGILMPDLLHIKGYNAAKRSVFIINEDGKIGYKWVSEDPLKEPNYEEIKNFLK
- a CDS encoding NADH-quinone oxidoreductase subunit D; the protein is MTTELPPGLALQKVDERIMTLNVGPQHPGSGHMRIIVQIDGDYIVACDPDPGYVHRGEEKMAEYRNYITNIPHLERPVIHDSCNILYPYVLGVEEIVGIEVPERAKYVRVIASELNRCIYTMYWLAIYGIFLGHSTMFMWPAGDRELLIDLMEKMTGARVTHAHFVPGGVRNDLPPNFEDVCLRQVNYFEKRIKEYAAVFYDNPILISRTRDTGVLSRQDAIRLGTTGSVLRASGVDYDLRLKEPYDVYDELDVHTNVMKEGDSYARSRVPWLDMMESCNIIRQALQKMPKSGSVRTKLKPNPKGKGLNSVYKRVESGRGSLGCYIVSDGKTEPYRLKMSVGSFRNLIALPYLLKGEKLGNMPSVYWSLNYWPVEADR
- the nuoH gene encoding NADH-quinone oxidoreductase subunit NuoH, encoding MSVIAPKFKLSEFIKSLLDNAFWILLLLVLVGIPAISILLFAIEMPVINGELLTPFLALTWIADPSRTLPIIKAFMATDIFRVMAFPGFGFAALLAAGTIFVERKMLAKLQLRVGPFYCGKVEGILQLMGDGLKLISKEIIIPAKADKPIFWAAPVMFVGAAAAFVALIPVAPGWVVADVDLGLLGVFAVIGFFPIITILSAWSANSKFPFIGGIRALFQMVSFEIPLILSLLGVVILTGTLNLSEIAASQSSFPWIVFLPVGAVVFFITMLAELERIPFDLPEAESEIVAGWLTELSGMMYGLVQLGTYLKLYAFAALFVVLFLGGWNGPMVVPPFPAEIITDGIVMGPITAKIPGLPVFTQEMLNGTLWFVLKTVGVIFFILLPRGVFPRIRIDMLLSLGWTKLIGLAFVNIFIALGLLYAGVLGPGGLQ
- a CDS encoding NADH-quinone oxidoreductase subunit C, producing the protein MSSDSEKPSVDVKPEEKSTPPTKKPEEKPVDLPAFEKGISEKIVEKFGDKVQVTFVKVNRVGINVGRENVHEVAEFIRDGLNYDHVESVSGVDYPQDKEIEVVYHIGSYTDSSLASQILVLSTRAQREENPIPGNDATKLPTLRDVFYSVEFHEREIFEMFGVYFEGHPDNRRLLLPEDWADLPPLRKDFAIKGR
- a CDS encoding NADH-quinone oxidoreductase subunit J — encoded protein: MADAVFLALTVITIGSAIAALELRSLIYGSIALMGTLGGIAGFFFLLDSPFVALFQLAVYVGSIAVLILFTVMLVKRELIFKKIEDKRRKFAGIGLMLVVMVALGAVFLDSGIKTMTTDEPPVDFRDIGTDFVTYYWPALILMGLILAGSVTGALVLAKREDVENDQRTS
- a CDS encoding NADH-quinone oxidoreductase subunit A produces the protein MFGFAVAAMAPALIISRMISPRKRSNPVKFLPMECGQVPTGEGRTHFMMQYYPYILMFVVFDVMAIFLYAWGSALLELPKSATLPMMGFLAIMFGAMAFALYQSGRRRIW
- a CDS encoding NADH-quinone oxidoreductase subunit I, with product MGTATGIIRALNSGIKHLAVKRFTLRYPEEKLKFVGDGYQFDPSTGVGIAGLKGRHMLFHDHCTGCQLCSIACEGVAEAIAMVKVPEEQKQNKKSIMPQIDYGKCVFCGLCVDACPFYALYMTNDYELSSFSKEGLIYTPAQLAVKPYVAQDSEIQITDRGATHG
- the nuoB gene encoding NADH-quinone oxidoreductase subunit NuoB, which codes for MLKDLVTPENANVFVGKLGDILEKAIDKPLGYAINWGRIWSLWPVHIETACCSVEFGAASSPRYDVERFGIIEAFGSLRQCDLVVVQGTITRKMAPRLRLVYDQMPEPKYVIAMGACAITGGLYFDSYNVLPGIDGVIPVDVYVPGCPPRPETLIQGCMLLQEKIKRMKARKFV